One Elaeis guineensis isolate ETL-2024a chromosome 10, EG11, whole genome shotgun sequence genomic window carries:
- the LOC105032845 gene encoding histone H2A, giving the protein METGGKVKKGAGGRRGGGPKKKPVSRSVKAGLQFPVGRIGRYLKKGRYSQRVGTGAPVYLAAVLEYLAAEVLELAGNAARDNKKNRIIPRHVLLAVRNDEELGKLLAGVTIAHGGVLPNINPVLLPKKTASKEPKSPSKATKSPKKA; this is encoded by the exons ATGGAGACCGGGGGAAAGGTTAAGAAGGGCGCAGGCGGCCGGAGGGGCGGCGGCCCGAAGAAGAAGCCGGTATCCCGGTCCGTTAAGGCTGGCCTTCAGTTCCCGGTCGGCCGGATCGGTCGTTACCTCAAGAAGGGCCGCTACTCCCAGCGCGTCGGCACCGGCGCCCCCGTCTACCTCGCCGCCGTCCTCGAGTACCTCGCCGCTGAG GTTCTGGAGTTGGCTGGGAACGCGGCGCGGGACAACAAGAAGAATCGGATCATCCCGAGGCACGTGCTTCTGGCGGTGAGGAACGACGAGGAGCTGGGCAAGCTTCTCGCTGGTGTGACCATCGCCCATGGAGGGGTTCTGCCCAACATTAACCCGGTGCTTCTCCCGAAGAAGACAGCAAGCAAGGAGCCCAAGTCGCCCTCCAAGGCCACCAAGTCCCCCAAGAAAGCTTAA